One segment of Balaenoptera ricei isolate mBalRic1 chromosome 8, mBalRic1.hap2, whole genome shotgun sequence DNA contains the following:
- the TMEM126A gene encoding transmembrane protein 126A isoform X2 — MENHKPDGTVKKNLIEIITRKINQLPEAERNLLENGSTYIGLNAALCGLIANSLFRRILHVTQARVAAGLPMAVIPFLTAHVSYKGFVSLPLNTGDLHCETCTITRGGLVGLVFGGLYPVFLAIPVNGGLAARYNSALLPEKGNILNYWIRISKPVFRKMLFPILLQTGFAAYLGSRQYKLLIKALQLPEPDLEIQ; from the exons ATGGAAAATCATAAACCAGATGGTACTGTCAAGAAGAACTTAATTGAAATCATAACCAGAAAAATTAACCAACTTCCAGAAGCAGAAAG GAATCTGCTTGAAAATGGATCAACATATATTGGACTTAATGCTGCTCTCTGTGGCCTAATAGCAAATAGTCTCTTTCGACGCATCCTACATGTGACACAGGCTCGTGTAGCTGCTGGCTTACCAATGGCAGTGATCCCATTTTTGACGGCACACGTATCTTACAAAGGTTTTGTAAGTTTACCTTTGAATACAG GTGATTTACATTGTGAAACCTGTACCATAACACGAGGTGGACTGGTTGGTCTTGTTTTTGGTGGCCTGTACCCTGTTTTCTTGGCTATCCCTGTGAATGGTGGCCTAGCAGCCAG GTATAACTCAGCCCTGCTACCCGAGAAAGGAAACATCTTAAATTACTGGATTAGGATTTCTAAGCCTGTCTTTAGAAAGATGTTATTTCCCATTTTGCTCCAGACTGGGTTTGCAGCATACCTTGGGTCTAGACAATATAAACTACTTATAAAGGCTCTTCAGTTACCTGAACCTGACCTAGAAATTCAGTGA
- the TMEM126B gene encoding complex I assembly factor TMEM126B, mitochondrial isoform X2 has translation MPTYIYGQSSPSLGDANLRKPMVIEIIEKKFEYLRQEKTLNIYGTVTFGTTAGFSGILANLIFRHCFKVKHDALKTYASLTTLPFLSTIVSCELLVRHALYSGNISRENCVLRSSLIGIVCGVLYPIALAFSKNGRLAVRYHTVPLPPKGRVLLYWLLLCQTEIKAMVIPLILQTALGIYHGLEHYAIFESTLEKTVHED, from the exons ATGCCAACATACATATATGGTCAGTCCAGTCCTTCTCTAGGAGATGCAAATCTCAGAAAACCAATGGTCATCGaaatcatagaaaaaaaatttgaatatcTTAGACAAGAAAA GACTTTGAACATATATGGAACAGTGACCTTTGGAACAACAGCTGGTTTCTCTGGAATACTGGCAAACTTAATTTTCAGACATTGCTTCAAGGTTAAACATGATGCTTTGAAAACATATGCATCATTGACTACACTTCCATTTTTGTCTACCATAGTTTCTTGTGAGCTTCTTGTAAGACATGCTTTGTATTCAG GTAATATAAGCCGGGAAAATTGTGTTCTGAGAAGTTCACTGATTGGCATAGTGTGTGGTGTTTTATATCCCATTGCTTTAGCTTTTTCTAAAAATGGACGTCTGGCAGTCAG gtATCATACTGTTCCACTGCCACCAAAAGGAAGGGTTTTACTTTATTGGCTGCTGCTTTGTCAAACAGAGATAAAAGCAATGGTGATTCCTCTTATCCTTCAGACAGCCCTTGGAATATATCATGGTCTAGAGCATTATGCAATATTTGAAAGTACACTTGAGAAAACTGTACATGAAGATTAA
- the TMEM126A gene encoding transmembrane protein 126A isoform X1 yields METGGGSDRWEESVRLKMENHKPDGTVKKNLIEIITRKINQLPEAERNLLENGSTYIGLNAALCGLIANSLFRRILHVTQARVAAGLPMAVIPFLTAHVSYKGFVSLPLNTGDLHCETCTITRGGLVGLVFGGLYPVFLAIPVNGGLAARYNSALLPEKGNILNYWIRISKPVFRKMLFPILLQTGFAAYLGSRQYKLLIKALQLPEPDLEIQ; encoded by the exons ATGGAGACCGGAGGAGGCAGCGACCGCTGGGAGGAGAGCGTAAG GCTCAAGATGGAAAATCATAAACCAGATGGTACTGTCAAGAAGAACTTAATTGAAATCATAACCAGAAAAATTAACCAACTTCCAGAAGCAGAAAG GAATCTGCTTGAAAATGGATCAACATATATTGGACTTAATGCTGCTCTCTGTGGCCTAATAGCAAATAGTCTCTTTCGACGCATCCTACATGTGACACAGGCTCGTGTAGCTGCTGGCTTACCAATGGCAGTGATCCCATTTTTGACGGCACACGTATCTTACAAAGGTTTTGTAAGTTTACCTTTGAATACAG GTGATTTACATTGTGAAACCTGTACCATAACACGAGGTGGACTGGTTGGTCTTGTTTTTGGTGGCCTGTACCCTGTTTTCTTGGCTATCCCTGTGAATGGTGGCCTAGCAGCCAG GTATAACTCAGCCCTGCTACCCGAGAAAGGAAACATCTTAAATTACTGGATTAGGATTTCTAAGCCTGTCTTTAGAAAGATGTTATTTCCCATTTTGCTCCAGACTGGGTTTGCAGCATACCTTGGGTCTAGACAATATAAACTACTTATAAAGGCTCTTCAGTTACCTGAACCTGACCTAGAAATTCAGTGA